One Sulfurimonas sp. HSL-3221 genomic window, CACCGCGTCATACGCCTTTCCAACCGGGGCGAAGGCTTCGACCATCCGGGCACACTCCTGTCGTGTCGCGGCAAAGAGCAGCATGGGGACGATCAGGAAAAAAAGTTTCATAGGCAGCCCTTTGCAGCATGTAGCACATAGAGTGGACTACGAATTGCTACGCGCTATAATGCCGTTATGTGGTACACCTTCGATAACGACGATCTCATTCTGCAATTGCGTATCCAGCCCAAAGCGAGTTCGAACGAACTGGCCGAAATCATGGGCGAGGAGCGCAAACTGCGCATCACCGCCCCGCCCGTGGACGGCAAGGCCAATAAACACATCATAGCACTGCTGGCGAAAATGTGCAAGGTCGCCAAGGGGGACGTAACAATAGAGTCGGGAGAGCTGGGAAGAAATAAGCGGGTGCGGATCAAAAGCCCCCGGCTGCTGCCCGACGGTGTCAACCCGCCAGCGTCAGCGTAATCTGCATTATGTCTAATAAGAGCTTCGACACGTCGAAGCGCATTAAATGAAATCAGGAACTGGACTTGAGCGCTCTTTGTAAGCCATCCCGGAGGCATAAAGCCGGGAGGGATGAGCGGATTCGCGAAAGGCCGCTTTTTGCGCTACTTTTTCTAAAAAAGTGGCATGAACATTTTTCCTTTTCCTTTCTTTTTACAAAGAAACGAAACCAAAGAAAATCGTCGTTGCGCGAATCGCTCGCTGCTCCCGGCTTTGGGCCTCCGCAGCGGCTTTCAAGGCACGCTTAACGACAGGTCGCCTATTGATTTATGCGCTTCGAGGACCGAAGCTAATATAAAAAAAAGAGCTTCGACACGTCGAAGCGCATTTAATAAAATTGGAAATTGGCCTCGAACGCTCCTTGAAAGCCATCCCGGAGGCATAAAGCCGGGAGGGATGAGCGATTCGTGAGAGGCCGCTTTTTGCGCTACTTTTTCTAAAAAAGTGGCAGAAAATAATGGGTTTTAGGATGGTGTACTTGGGGATTGCTGTTACCTAAATAGGTGGAAATGCGAAATAAGCCTGAGGCTTATTTCTCGTCGGCGACCATCCGGTCTTTGGCTGTGATCCCCATCAGGGAGAGGCCCGTACGGATGGAGAGGGCGACCATCAGGAACAGCTTGAGCAGTTTCGCCTCTTCCTCGGTCCCCAGTACGCGATAGTCGTAGTAGAACTTGTGCAGCCGTGCCGCGAGGGACTTGAGGTACTCGGGCAGCTTCTGCACCTGGCGTGACGCAAAGGCATCCTCGATCACTTCCGGCAGCAGCAGCGCCTCGAAGAGCAGCGCGTCGGCATCGGCGTTGAGGCCTGTGAGCTCCGCCGCCATGATCTGTTCTTCGCTCAACTCGCTTTTGGAGAGGATCGTCTGGATCCGCGCATGGGCGTAGTTAATGTAATAGACCGGGTTTGAGTTGTCCTGCTTCTTGAGGGTTTCGACATCGAATTCCAGGGCCGTGTCGCTCTTCTTGCTCGCAAAGATGAAGCGCAGGGCGTCCGCGCCGATCTCCTCGACGATGTCGCTCATCAAAATGACGTTGCCGGCCCGCTTGCTCATCTTGTACGGCTCGCCGTCTTTGAGCAGGCTGACCATCTGCGACAGCAGGATCTCCAGCTTCTCCGGATCGTAGCCCAGGAAGCGCGCCGCCGCTTTGACGCGGGCGATGTAGCCGTGGTGGTCCGCGCCCCAGATGTTGATGTAGTGGTCAAACCCCTGCTCGAACTTGCGGTTGTGGTAGACGATGTCGCCGGCCAGGTAGGTCGGGCGGCCGTCTTCGCGCACGACGACGCGGTCTTTCTCGTCCCCGTGCTCCGTCGAGCGGAGCCAAAGCTTCTCTTCGCCCTCGTAGACTCCCTCGCCCAGCTTCTTCATAACACGGTCCCAGTCGTCGTAGAGCGACGCCTCGCTGACAAAGGTGTCAAAGTGGATGTTCGCATCGCCCAGGTCGGAGACGATGAGATCCATCACCTTGTCCTTTGCCCAGAGCGCAAGCTCTTTCTGCCGGTCGGCGTTGGTGAGGATGTCGCTGCCGAACGCAGTCAGTGCTTCTTCGGCCAGGATCGTCATGTATTCGCCGCGGTAGTAC contains:
- a CDS encoding DUF167 family protein gives rise to the protein MWYTFDNDDLILQLRIQPKASSNELAEIMGEERKLRITAPPVDGKANKHIIALLAKMCKVAKGDVTIESGELGRNKRVRIKSPRLLPDGVNPPASA
- the argS gene encoding arginine--tRNA ligase, producing the protein MKQRVSALLKAQFEREVVLEKPKDRSFGHYATPIAFSLAKELRKSPMVIADELASSFGEHAMFSAVEATKGYINFRLSEAFMDEYAGWALSNPEQFGHADREGKILLEFVSANPTGPLHIGHARGAVYGDTLLRLGRRLGYDITAEYYVNDAGNQIDLLGLSLQLEGQHSVLNMEVEWPEKYYRGEYMTILAEEALTAFGSDILTNADRQKELALWAKDKVMDLIVSDLGDANIHFDTFVSEASLYDDWDRVMKKLGEGVYEGEEKLWLRSTEHGDEKDRVVVREDGRPTYLAGDIVYHNRKFEQGFDHYINIWGADHHGYIARVKAAARFLGYDPEKLEILLSQMVSLLKDGEPYKMSKRAGNVILMSDIVEEIGADALRFIFASKKSDTALEFDVETLKKQDNSNPVYYINYAHARIQTILSKSELSEEQIMAAELTGLNADADALLFEALLLPEVIEDAFASRQVQKLPEYLKSLAARLHKFYYDYRVLGTEEEAKLLKLFLMVALSIRTGLSLMGITAKDRMVADEK